One genomic segment of Falco naumanni isolate bFalNau1 unplaced genomic scaffold, bFalNau1.pat scaffold_115_arrow_pat_ctg1, whole genome shotgun sequence includes these proteins:
- the LOC121082004 gene encoding zinc finger protein 541-like → MDQYPFDDENGIRLEMHLPGFPESQELLCSEALDCNLCPTAKGVSYAGLSGLDADAAGDALEAELNVFSLYLAKDCGSGQLHGSDWQPWQQEPELPALTGPEEAGGGGSGSAGSGEPPLGSQSSPLGCSRCGKVFGSASALSKHCLSHSQERLHVCAVCSKAFKRPDHLSGHMLTHQKKKPFVCPEPDCEKSYCNPRSLRRHYGLRHGCREAPTGEEPSLLPAPGSQGGGKSADGHLPCLESGPFPPESDLLRDVVSQNCPVGAFPPAEHADAASPGPSRASRLASDGSGLAEDDFSRDCSSCQRDAASSSVTDPAEVPVVAPWENMVIDLTTVSFISEPAGLQPCPDSTLPCFPAPRKPENRSSGNFECMRNVPVCAKSERNSVCLAREPPAAADERPDASPVPAAPLKAKEDALSEPAPGCFEEIFQSAEPRASCPLENAEEPSFPEVSKRDEGGQLFPKPPEPAACPGPLQMPQQHLFQAIADSPLAPSPPAAPGAACLAANLLQQPRPAFASQRPQPTGYQGLSAHLRQAVPCSHQPENEVSTLKKEKSNDGSAETARKAPARTGWSWRPPASRREKLAAPSQVAMASFPAAPVPRRLTIFNRIQGGNIYTLTHAAEGARSLAGRDSTGAAPVDGSGCESDVLCRSCLRPCSTGKGLESHGRFGGERWHSAQGKEEQQVCHAGGAGHLWLPAAGDGNHPPKPWMPSGNVPVAPLVIPVSVPVSATSSPAGNEVSGKDGLDGKDPGANLHHQMKLPRPKSLFIPPPVAPDAPPGLGGCYRSTLRSPTILVDHLLRDLLQRSPYTPPPMLSPLREGSGLYFSTLCSSSARGDPGRLLSTVLGGAAGDLGLCLMNETAKVSVQPHINIGSQFQAEIPELRCGSSLEEDGEAGLLVWKPWGDIATNPATQDRVTELLHVACSSAVPGGGTNLELALHCLHEARSNVPEALEMLLFGVPQKSGSHPLADYHYTGSAAWSSLEKDLFEEALAAHGKDFHLIQKKVVWNPKRLCLLRKEDGKMKRKREKKMPRDAGSTSHRRDEAQCQAGSADDRSVFPCSLCGRVFEKIKGRNAHMKKHRLQVKPPEDEMVPEASGSGVEAGQDPKAAGCFCY, encoded by the exons ATGGACCAGTACCCCTTCGACGACGAGAACGGGATTCGTTTGGAGATGCACCTCCCGGGATTTCCCGaaagccaggagctgctctgcagcgAGGCCCTCGACTGCAACCTCTGCCCGACGGCCAAAGGCGTGAGCTACGCGGGGCTGAGCGGCTTGGACGCCGATGCGGCCGGCGATGCTCTGGAGGCCGAGCTGAACGTGTTCTCCCTCTACCTGGCGAAGGACTGCGGCTCCGGCCAGCTCCATGGGTCAGactggcagccctggcagcagg aGCCGGAGCTTCCCGCGCTGACGGGACcggaggaggctggaggaggcGGCAGCGGGTCGGCGGGGAGCGGCGAGCCTCCCCTGGGCTCTCAGAGCTCGCCGCTGGGCTGCAGCCGCTGCGGGAAGGTGTTCGGCAGCGCCAGCGCTCTCAGCAAACACTGCCTGAGCCACAGCCAGGAACGGCTGCACGTCTGCGCCGTCTGCAGCAAGGCCTTCAAGCGGCCGGACCACCT GAGCGGACACATGTTGAcgcatcagaaaaaaaaacctttcgTCTGCCCGGAACCAGACTGTGAGAAGAGTTACTGCAACCCCCGTTCGCTGCGGCGCCATTACGGGCTGCGGCACGGCTGCAGGGAGGCTCCTACCGGCGAGGAACCCTCGCTCCTTCCCGCTCCGGGTAGCCAAGGTGGTGGGAAATCAGCGGACGGACATCTTCCGTGCTTGGAATCGGGCCCTTTCCCACCCGAAAGTGACCTGCTGAGGGACGTCGTGAGTCAGAATTGTCCCGTAGGTGCCTTCCCCCCCGCAGAACACGCGGACGCCGCCTCGCCAGGGCCCAGCCGGGCCTCCCGCCTCGCGTCTGACGGCAGCGGGCTGGCGGAGGATGATTTCTCGCGGGATTGCTCCTCGTGCCAGAGGGATGCCGCTTCTTCCAGCGTCACAGATCCCGCCGAGGTGCCTGTGGTTGCGCCGTGGGAGAACATGGTGATTGATCTCACCACGGTGTCTTTTATTTCGGAGCCTGCGGGGCTGCAGCCTTGTCCTGACAGCACCCTGCCGTGTTTTCCTGCCCCCCGAAAACCTGAAAACCGCTCGAGTGGTAACTTTGAGTGCATGAGAAACGTGCCGGTGTGCGCTAAATCCGAGAGGAACAGCGTCTGCCTTGCTCGCGAGCCGCCTGCCGCAGCCGACGAGCGTCCGGATGCTTCGCCTGTCCCTGCTGCGCCTCTTAAAGCCAAAGAGGATGCGCTGAGCGAGCCGGCCCCGGGTTGTTTTGAGGAAATCTTTCAATCAGCGGAACCCCGCGCCTCCTGCCCGCTGGAGAACGCCGAGGAGCCGAGTTTTCCGGAGGTTTCGAAGCGTGACGAGGGCGGGCAGCTCTTCCCCAAACCCCCAGAGCCCGCTGCGTGCCCGGGGCCGCTGCAGATGCCGCAGCAGCACCTCTTCCAGGCCATCGCTGACTCTCCGCTGGCTCCATCCCCACCGGCAGCTCCGGGGGCCGCGTGCCTggcagcaaacctgctccaacAGCCACGGCCTGCCTTCGCCTCCCAGCGTCCGCAGCCGACGGGGTACCAAGGGCTTTCCGCGCACCTCCGACAGGCCGTTCCCTGCTCACACCAGCCAGAAAACGAGGTTTCTACCttgaaaaaagagaagagtaACGACGGTAGCGCTGAGACGGCCAGGAAAGCGCCGGCGAGGACCGGCTGGTCCTGGCGTCCGCCGGCCAGCCGCAGGGAGAAGCTGGCTGCCCCGAGCCAGGTGGCCATGGCGTCCTTCCCCGCGGCTCCGGTGCCGCGCCGGCTCACCATCTTCAACAGGATTCAA GGTGGCAATATCTACACCCTGACGCACGCAGCGGAGGGAGCTCGCTCGCTGGCCGGCCG CGACAGCACCGGTGCCGCTCCGGTGGACGGCAGCGGCTGCGAAAGCGACGTTCTCTGCCGGAGCTGCCTTCGGCCCTGTTCCACCGGGAAGGGCCTGGAGAGCCACGGGCGTTTTGGCGGTGAGCGCTGGCACTCAGCgcaagggaaggaggagcagcag GTGTGCCACGCAGGAGGTGCCGGCCACCTCTGGCTCCCCGCGGCCGGAGATGGGaaccacccccccaaaccctgGATGCCATCAGGGAACGTGCCCGTGGCTCCTCTGGTCATTCCCGTCTCTGTTCCGGTGTCGGCTACGAGCTCGCCAGCCGGGAATGAG GTTAGCGGGAAGGACGGCCTGGATGGGAAGGACCCGGGAGCCAACCTGCACCACCAAATGAAGCTGCCGCGGCCAAAATCCCTTTTCATCCCTCCTCCGGTGGCCCCCGacgccccgccggggctgggaGGTTGCTACCGGAGCACCCTCCGCTCGCCCACCATCCTGGTGGATCACCTGCTGCGGGACTTGCTCCAGCGCTCCCCCTACACGCCCCCTCCCATGCTCAGCCCCCTGCGGGAAGGATCCGGCCTCTATTTCAGCACCCTCTGCTCATCCTCCGCCCGCGGTGATCCCGGCCGGCTGCTCAGCACCGTCCTAG GCGGAGCGGCTGGGGACCTTGGCCTTTGTCTCATGAACGAGACCGCCAAAGTCAGCGTCCAGCC CCACATCAACATTGGGAGCCAGTTTCAGGCAGAGATACCGGAGCTCCGGTGTGGATCCAGCCTGGAAGAGGACGGAGAGGCAGGGCTCTTGGTGTGGAAGCCCTGGGGAGACATCGCCACTAACCCAGCCACACAGGACAGAG TAACCGAACTGCTCCACGTGGCCTGCTCCAGCGCCGTGCCGGGGGGAGGAACGAACCTGGAGCTGGCCCTGCACTGCCTGCACGAGGCGCGGAGCAACGTCCCG GAGGCTTtggagatgctgctttttgggGTGCCGCAGAAATCGGGATCTCATCCGCTGGCTGATTATCACTACACAG GTTCGGCTGCTTGGAGCTCTCTGGAGAAGGACCTGTTTGAAGAGGCGCTCGCTGCCCACGGGAAGGATTTCCACCTGATACAGAAGAAG GTTGTTTGGAACCCGAAGCGGCTTTGCCTCCTGCGGAAGGAAGACGGGAAAATGAAGcggaagagggagaaaaagatgcCCCGCGACGCAGGCAGCACATCCCACCGTCGGGACGAGGCTCAGTGCCAGGCTGGAAGTGCCGACGACCGGAGCgtgtttccctgcagcctgtgtggAAG GGTATTTGAGAAGATAAAAGGGAGGAACGCTCATATGAAGAAGCACCGCCTGCAGGTGAAGCCGCCTGAAGACGAAATGGTTCCAGAAGCATCTGGAAGCGGCGTCGAAGCTGGACAAGACCCGAAGGCTGCCGGCTGCTTCTGCTACTGA
- the LOC121082003 gene encoding E3 SUMO-protein ligase ZBED1-like — protein MAGAGSERAPQLPENGAKAEGEAQPKEEATEEPVLPLIPPAVPEENSMVFNAYAMVASKRKREKGSGGGGGQDGASAAFYVDRRKSKVWNYYTKLGDAYVECNVCKKQLSFHNSTTTMREHLVRKHSIRDTLLSQLRDDQSAESDSSAQENAGKRSRQMTPPENVYHAAPCSDPRSDIILELLLEMIFRDLHPLSVVKDKGFGLLVGYLEPNFALPVPAQLASMLRHRYTVMKRQLERYLQPAQAVVLCVELWPSLLGPLYRSVSACFIDGEWRRARCALETQPAPEGEGEAGEGLCAVLSKFGASGKAVFCVMRDAAADAAQPQGWSGLCCAARTLHRCVAAGLEVEQVREALGAARGIVRYFQQDAKATGSLNGKLEATKRTRLSLALDAEARWLSTAEMCESLLELKWAVMAVLEEHPEGAAAAPRLADGQWKLLQDLVGVLRTVRIAVAFLREEQNASISSLLPCVHGVAAAIGQQAEEAGTGAVIRTVVGNIRAELRRCWGSAEDEKVLENPAVIASFLDPRFKELRFLSPALRNELHQRVKTILSQISNPQAPAGGRFWTLCWDYKAEGGEGNSQPPAPKEQSASAAPQSPYDILLGRDPTESMPEIHQQLENYIVEPLCKRSTNPLDWWKNNEHRFPAVARLSRHFLAIPATATPPEQAFATGESALQHRRAGLAPENLDQILFLHQNFDFLDVVRRGNDPRHRALR, from the exons ATGGCGGGTGCCGGCTCGGAGAGGGCGCCGCAGCTACCGGAGAATGGTGCCAAGGCGGAGGGCGAAGCCCAGCCCAAGGAGGAGGCGACGGAGGAGCCGGTGCTCCCGCTCATCCCGCCAGCGGTGCCAG AGGAAAACTCGATGGTTTTCAACGCCTACGCCATGGTGGCATCcaagaggaagagggagaaaggcagcggggggggtggtgggcagGACGGCGCCAGCGCCGCGTTCTACGTCGACCGCCGCAAATCCAAGGTGTGGAATTACTACACGAAGCTGGGCGACGCGTACGTGGAGTGCAACGTCTGCAAGAAGCAGCTCTCCTTCCACAACAGCACCACCACCATGCGGGAGCACCTGGTGAGGAAGCACAGCATCCGCGAcaccctcctctcccagctgagGGACGACCAAAGCGCCGAATCCGATTCCTCAGCTCAAGAAAACGCCGGCAAACGATCCCGGCAAATGACGCCGCCGGAAAACGTTTACCACGCCGCGCCCTGCTCGGACCCGCGCTCCGATATCatcctggagctgctgttggagATGATTTTCCGGGATTTGCACCCTCTGTCCGTGGTGAAGGATAAAGGTTTCGGGCTCCTGGTGGGATACCTGGAGCCCAACTTTGCCTTGCCGGTGCCGGCGCAGCTGGCCAGCATGCTGCGGCACCGCTACACCGTGATGAAGCGGCAGCTGGAGCGGTACCTGCAGCCGGCGCAGGCCGTGGTGCTGTGCGTGGAGCTGTGGCCGTCGCTGTTGGGCCCGCTCTACCGCAGCGTCAGCGCTTGCTTCATCGACGGCGAGTGGCGGCGAGCGCGGTGCGCCCTGGAGACGCAGCCGGCGCcggagggggaaggggaggcgGGTGAGGGGCTGTGCGCTGTCCTCTCCAAATTCGGCGCGTCCGGCAAAGCCGTTTTCTGCGTGATGCGGGACGCGGCGGCGGACGCGGCGCAACCGCAGGGCTGGAGCGGTCTGTGCTGCGCCGCTCGCACCCTGCACCGCTGCGTGGCGGCGGGGCTGGAGGTGGAGCAGGTCCGGGAAGCTCTGGGTGCCGCTCGCGGCATCGTGCGGTATTTCCAGCAGGACGCCAAAGCCACCGGCTCCTTGAACGGCAAGTTGGAAGCCACCAAGAGGACGAGGCTGAGCCTGGCGCTGGACGCGGAGGCGCGGTGGCTAAGCACGGCGGAGATGTGCGAGAGCCTGCTGGAGCTCAAGTGGGCCGTCATGGCGGTGCTGGAGGAGCACCCCGAGGGCgcggcggccgcgccgcgctTGGCCGATGGCCAGTGGAAGCTCCTGCAGGACCTGGTGGGGGTGCTGAGGACCGTCAGGATCGCCGTCGCCTTCCTGCGGGAGGAGCAGAACGcctccatctcctccctcctgccctgcgtCCACGGCGTCGCCGCCGCCATCGGGCAGCAAGCGGAAGAAGCCGGCACCGGCGCCGTCATCCGGACGGTGGTGGGGAACATCAGGGCGGAGCTGAGGCGGTGCTGGGGGTCGGCGGAGGACGAGAAGGTTCTGGAAAACCCGGCGGTTATCGCCTCCTTTCTGGACCCGCGCTTCAAGGAACTGAGGTTCCTCAGCCCGGCGCTGCGCAACGAGCTCCATCAGCGCGTCAAAACCATCTTGTCGCAGATCTCCAACCCCCAGgcccccgccggcggccgctTTTGGACGCTCTGCTGGGACTACAAAGCCGAGGGGGGGGAGGGCAAcagccagccccctgcccccaaggaGCAGAGCGCCAGCGCGGCGCCGCAGAGCCCCTATGATATCCTGCTGGGGAGGGATCCGACGGAGAGCATGCCGGAGATccaccagcagctggaaaattaCATCGTGGAGCCGCTCTGCAAGCGCAGCACCAACCCCCTGGACTGGTGGAAGAATAACGAGCACCGCTTCCCGGCCGTGGCGCGGCTCAGCCGGCACTTCCTCGCCATCCCCGCCACTGCCACGCCGCCCGAGCAGGCCTTCGCCACCGGCGAGAGCGCCCTGCAGCACCGGCGAGCCGGCCTGGCGCCGGAAAACCTGGACCAAATCCTCTTCTTGCACCAAAACTTTGATTTTCTGGACGTCGTCAGGAGGGGTAACGATCCTCGCCACAGAGCCCTGCGCTAA